TCGCTCGTCGCCAACTTCTCCCCACCCTCGATCTGGCGCTCCAGGTCGTACGTCACCCGCCCCGACGAAATCGTCGCCTCGACGGCGTCACGCACCAAGGTTGCCGCGTCGTCCCACCCCAGGTACTCGAGCATCAGCCGCCCCGAGAGGATCATCGCCGTCGGGTTCACCTTGTCCTGGCCCGCGTACTTGGGCGCCGACCCGTGGACGGGTTCGGCCAGACACCGCCCCTCCCCGAAGTTCGCGCCGGGCGCGATGCCAAGCCCCCCGATCTGGGCGCCACACGCGTCCGAGAGGTAGTCGCCATTGAGGTTCGGCAGTGCCAGCACGTCGTACTCATCAGTTCGAGTGAGGATCTGCTGGAGCATGTTGTCCGCGATCCGGTCGTTAACGACGACCGCATCGTCGGGCGCCTCGCCGTCGCGCTCCTCCCAGAGGGTGTCCTCGGTGATCACCTCCTCGCCGTACTCTTCGTCGGCAACCTCGTAGCCCCAGTCGCGGAAGGCGCCCTCGGTGAACTTCATGATGTTGCCCTTGTGGACCAACGTCACGGAATCGCGGTCGTTCTCAAGGGCGTAGTCG
The DNA window shown above is from Halalkalicoccus sp. NIPERK01 and carries:
- a CDS encoding NADP-dependent isocitrate dehydrogenase, with the translated sequence AGIEWEAGTDAAEQVREFVENEMGQTDIIHEGPVGIGIKPISEFGTKRLVRRAIDYALENDRDSVTLVHKGNIMKFTEGAFRDWGYEVADEEYGEEVITEDTLWEERDGEAPDDAVVVNDRIADNMLQQILTRTDEYDVLALPNLNGDYLSDACGAQIGGLGIAPGANFGEGRCLAEPVHGSAPKYAGQDKVNPTAMILSGRLMLEYLGWDDAATLVRDAVEATISSGRVTYDLERQIEGGEKLATSEFAEAIVENIEELA